A genomic region of Dunckerocampus dactyliophorus isolate RoL2022-P2 chromosome 10, RoL_Ddac_1.1, whole genome shotgun sequence contains the following coding sequences:
- the yjefn3 gene encoding yjeF N-terminal domain-containing 3, whose amino-acid sequence MDKMNHSSAEAETIEPLRYLSKDEASAIETELLRDYRFGQQQLIEIWGHACALAISKAYPLNSLAKKQPTVLVICGPEQNGSIGLVCARHLRIFEYEPTIYHPKRSSHSLHQDFTVQCEKMDIPFLSYLPTEVQLINDAYNLVIDAMLGPQDDSVDIKEPYSGILVTLKQVKIPIASVDMPSGWDVEEANQDGISPEVLISLTAPKKCAMSFSGKHFLAGRFLPYDIQKKYDLNLPEYPGTDSLIEL is encoded by the exons TAAAGACGAGGCCAGTGCGATTGAGACAGAACTGCTGCGGGACTACAGGTTTGGACAACAGCAGCTGATCGAGATTTGGGGACACGCCTGTGCTCTTGCCATCTCGAAG GCCTACCCGCTCAACTCTTTAGCAAAGAAGCAGCCGACAGTGCTGGTGATCTGCGGACCAGAGCAAAACGGTTCCATCGGCCTGGTGTGTGCACGACACCTGCGCATTTTT GAATATGAGCCCACCATCTACCACCCAAAGCGATCCTCTCACAGTCTGCACCAGGATTTCACGGTTCAATGCGAGAAGATGGACATCCCTTTCCTCTCATATCTACCCACAGAG gtccAGCTCATAAACGATGCCTACAACCTGGTGATTGACGCCATGCTGGGACCCCAGGATGACTCTGTCGACATTAAGGAGCCTTACTCTGGGATTCTGGTCACTCTCAAGCAGGTCAAAATCCCCATAGCTAGTGTGGACATGCCCTCGG GTTGGGATGTTGAGGAGGCAAATCAGGACGGGATAAGCCCAGAAGTGCTCATCTCGCTGACAGCACCAAAGAAGTGCGCTATGAGTTTCTCGGGCAAGCATTTCTTGGCCGGACGCTTCCTGCCTTATGATATCCAGAAAAAGTACGACCTCAACCTCCCGGAATACCCGGGCACAGACTCTCTCATCGAACTGTAA